Proteins co-encoded in one Ponticoccus alexandrii genomic window:
- a CDS encoding HlyC/CorC family transporter, whose protein sequence is METAGSLLDSSFWFTSGAILALIMLSAFFSGSETALTAASRGKLRAASDKGSSGAEKALEITEDNERLIGSVLLGNNMVNILATSLATALFTRLFGESGVALATLFMTFLVLIFAEVLPKTYAITNPETAASRVARPIAVVVRVFAPVVSAVRLLVRGVLRIFGVRADPDSQILAVREEIAGALQLGHSEGVVQKEDRDRILGALDLGDRTVEEVMLHRSKIEMIDADARPQEILEQCLESSHTRLPVYQGDPENIIGVLHSRDLLRAMYRLVDEELPMAGVIKDFKVTDVAMKPYFVPDTTSLDEQMRQFLRRRTHFALVVDEYGSLKGLITLEDILEEIVGEITDEFDPDAEHPIRKAEDGNYLIDGAMTIRDFNRATDWTLPDDEANTVAGLVIFESQMIPAVGQVFNFHGFRFEVLTRENNRITRLKIRPLDPEGVSA, encoded by the coding sequence ATGGAAACGGCTGGCAGCCTTCTCGATTCATCATTCTGGTTCACCTCCGGGGCGATCCTGGCGCTGATCATGCTTTCGGCCTTCTTCTCGGGGTCAGAGACGGCCCTGACCGCCGCCTCGCGCGGGAAGCTGCGGGCGGCCTCTGACAAGGGGTCGAGCGGCGCCGAGAAGGCGCTGGAGATCACCGAGGACAACGAGCGGCTGATCGGGTCGGTCCTTCTGGGCAACAACATGGTGAACATCCTCGCCACCTCGTTGGCGACGGCCCTCTTTACCCGGCTTTTCGGCGAAAGCGGCGTGGCGCTGGCGACGCTGTTCATGACCTTCCTCGTGCTGATCTTCGCCGAGGTGCTGCCGAAGACCTATGCTATCACCAATCCTGAAACCGCCGCCTCGCGCGTGGCGCGGCCCATCGCCGTAGTGGTGCGGGTCTTCGCCCCCGTCGTCTCTGCCGTGCGGTTGCTGGTGCGCGGCGTGCTGCGCATCTTCGGCGTGCGCGCCGATCCTGACAGCCAGATCCTTGCGGTGCGCGAGGAAATCGCCGGGGCGCTGCAGCTTGGCCACTCCGAGGGTGTTGTCCAGAAGGAGGACCGCGACCGCATCCTTGGCGCGCTGGACCTTGGCGACCGGACGGTGGAAGAGGTCATGCTGCACCGCTCGAAGATCGAGATGATCGACGCCGACGCGCGCCCGCAGGAAATTCTCGAGCAATGCCTTGAAAGCAGCCATACCCGCCTGCCGGTCTACCAGGGCGACCCTGAGAACATCATCGGCGTGCTGCATTCCCGGGACCTGCTGCGCGCCATGTACCGTCTGGTGGACGAAGAGCTCCCGATGGCCGGCGTCATCAAGGATTTCAAGGTGACCGATGTCGCCATGAAGCCCTATTTCGTGCCGGACACGACCTCTCTGGACGAGCAGATGCGCCAGTTCCTGCGGCGCCGCACGCATTTCGCGCTGGTGGTGGACGAATACGGGTCGCTGAAGGGGCTGATCACGCTTGAGGACATCCTCGAAGAGATCGTGGGAGAGATAACCGACGAATTCGACCCGGATGCCGAGCACCCGATCCGCAAGGCCGAGGACGGCAACTACCTGATCGATGGTGCCATGACGATCCGCGACTTCAACCGGGCAACAGACTGGACGCTGCCGGACGACGAGGCGAACACCGTTGCGGGGCTGGTTATCTTCGAAAGCCAGATGATCCCGGCCGTCGGACAGGTCTTCAACTTTCACGGCTTCCGCTTCGAGGTGCTGACGCGCGAGAACAACCGCATCACCCGGCTGAAAATCCGCCCGCTGGACCCCGAAGGCGTCTCTGCCTGA
- a CDS encoding site-specific tyrosine recombinase XerD produces MSTAQWIPRFLEAMAAERGAAGNTLAAYERDLTHAADWLDDQGRDFATAMQDDVEAYLVHCDRQGLSRATRARRLSAIKQLYRFAFEEGLRADNPAVQVAGPGRDKRLPKTLTVEEVDRLLDAGAAHGRTEADRSRNACLMQLLYATGMRVTELVSLPVSSARGDPRMLLIRGKGGKERMVPLSPPARAALTDWLVQREAGEEAKQAAGKPLSPFLFPSRGKAGHLTRHAFYMAIKDFAVEAGVSPAKVTPHTLRHAFATHLLANGADLRAIQTLLGHADVATTEIYTHVLEERLRALVLDHHPLARDG; encoded by the coding sequence ATGAGCACCGCCCAGTGGATCCCCCGCTTTCTCGAAGCCATGGCGGCAGAGCGCGGCGCGGCGGGCAATACGCTGGCCGCCTACGAACGCGACCTGACCCATGCGGCTGACTGGCTGGACGATCAGGGCCGCGACTTTGCCACCGCGATGCAGGACGACGTCGAAGCCTACCTGGTGCACTGCGACCGGCAGGGGCTGTCGCGGGCCACGCGGGCGCGGCGGCTGTCGGCGATCAAGCAGCTGTACCGCTTTGCCTTCGAAGAGGGCCTGCGCGCAGACAACCCGGCAGTGCAGGTCGCCGGGCCGGGGCGCGACAAGCGCCTGCCCAAGACCCTGACGGTCGAGGAGGTGGACCGCCTGCTCGACGCGGGCGCGGCACATGGCCGGACAGAGGCCGACCGCAGCCGTAACGCCTGCCTGATGCAGTTGCTCTACGCAACCGGCATGCGGGTCACGGAACTGGTATCCCTGCCCGTCTCCTCGGCACGGGGCGATCCCCGCATGCTGCTGATCCGCGGCAAGGGCGGAAAGGAGCGCATGGTGCCGCTGTCGCCCCCGGCCCGCGCGGCGCTGACCGACTGGCTGGTGCAAAGGGAAGCGGGTGAAGAGGCGAAGCAGGCAGCGGGCAAACCTCTGTCGCCCTTCCTGTTCCCCTCGCGCGGCAAGGCCGGACACCTGACGCGCCATGCTTTCTACATGGCGATCAAGGACTTCGCGGTGGAGGCCGGGGTCAGCCCCGCCAAGGTGACACCACACACGCTGCGCCATGCCTTCGCGACGCATCTTCTGGCCAACGGGGCCGACCTGCGGGCGATCCAGACCCTGCTGGGTCATGCGGATGTGGCGACAACCGAGATCTACACCCATGTTCTGGAAGAGCGGTTGCGGGCGCTGGTGCTGGATCACCACCCCCTTGCCCGAGACGGCTGA
- a CDS encoding asparaginase domain-containing protein — MKDLRILVTGGTIDKVHDPRTEGLSFSPDGATHLPEMLRIARCHFPVVQLLMLKDSLYFDDADRAAIAKAVADAPEPCVVITHGTGTMGETARFLAPRVGDKTVVLTGAMRPFSLYTSDGEFNLGGAVVAAQMLEPGVWGVMNGRVFAADALNKNVEQGRFDA; from the coding sequence ATGAAAGACCTGCGCATTCTCGTGACCGGCGGGACCATCGACAAGGTGCATGACCCGCGTACCGAGGGGTTGTCCTTTTCCCCCGACGGCGCCACGCACCTGCCCGAAATGCTGCGCATCGCGCGCTGCCATTTCCCCGTGGTGCAATTGCTGATGCTGAAGGACAGCCTCTATTTTGACGATGCCGACCGCGCGGCCATCGCCAAGGCCGTCGCGGACGCGCCGGAGCCCTGCGTGGTCATCACCCACGGCACCGGCACGATGGGTGAGACAGCGCGTTTTCTTGCGCCCCGGGTCGGGGACAAGACCGTGGTCCTGACCGGAGCGATGCGGCCCTTTTCGCTTTATACCTCGGATGGCGAGTTCAACCTCGGCGGTGCGGTCGTCGCGGCGCAGATGCTGGAACCGGGGGTCTGGGGGGTGATGAACGGACGGGTCTTCGCGGCTGACGCGCTGAACAAGAACGTCGAGCAGGGGCGCT
- the aroB gene encoding 3-dehydroquinate synthase: MIEVVPVPLPGREYEVRIGAGLIEDAGAQIAPLLRRPRVAVVSDETVAAHWLPVLQQALKAQGIESVALGLPAGEATKGWPQFTRTVEWLLEQKVERRDVVIALGGGVIGDLVGFAAAVLRRGVRFVQVPTSLLAQVDSSVGGKTGINAPQGKNLIGAFHQPSLVLADIGVLDTLTPRDFRAGMGEVVKYGMLGDSEFFQWLEAHGSSVVAGDRAARTRAVRRSVEMKAEIVLRDETEQGDRALLNLGHTFCHALEAATGYSDRLLHGEGVAIGCTLAFALSARLGLCPQEEPSRVRALIRGLGMRCDLSDIPGDLPGAETLLDLMGQDKKVVDGQLRFILARGIGDSFVSSDVPRDTVLDLLREELDRR; encoded by the coding sequence ATGATCGAAGTGGTACCCGTCCCGCTGCCGGGGCGCGAATACGAGGTGCGCATCGGCGCGGGCCTGATCGAGGATGCAGGCGCGCAGATCGCGCCGCTCTTGCGCCGCCCGCGCGTGGCCGTGGTCAGCGACGAGACCGTGGCGGCGCATTGGCTGCCGGTCCTGCAACAGGCCCTGAAGGCCCAGGGCATCGAGAGCGTTGCCCTGGGCCTGCCCGCCGGAGAGGCGACAAAGGGCTGGCCGCAGTTCACCCGCACCGTGGAATGGCTGCTGGAGCAGAAGGTCGAGCGCCGCGACGTGGTCATTGCCCTTGGCGGCGGCGTGATCGGCGACCTCGTGGGCTTTGCCGCCGCCGTCTTGCGGCGGGGCGTGCGCTTCGTGCAGGTGCCGACCTCGCTGCTGGCGCAGGTCGACAGTTCCGTGGGCGGAAAGACCGGGATCAATGCGCCGCAGGGCAAGAACCTGATCGGCGCCTTCCACCAGCCCAGCCTCGTTCTGGCCGATATCGGCGTGCTGGACACGCTGACGCCGCGCGATTTCCGCGCCGGGATGGGCGAGGTGGTGAAATACGGGATGCTCGGGGATTCCGAATTTTTCCAGTGGCTTGAGGCGCATGGCTCATCCGTTGTGGCCGGCGATCGGGCGGCCCGGACCCGTGCGGTCCGCCGCTCTGTCGAGATGAAGGCAGAGATCGTCCTGCGCGACGAAACCGAACAGGGCGACCGCGCTTTGCTGAACCTCGGGCATACCTTCTGTCACGCGCTGGAGGCGGCGACCGGCTATTCCGACCGTCTGCTGCATGGCGAGGGCGTGGCCATCGGCTGTACGCTGGCCTTCGCCCTGTCGGCGCGGCTGGGCCTCTGTCCTCAGGAAGAGCCAAGCCGCGTGCGCGCGCTGATCCGGGGCCTGGGGATGCGCTGCGACCTTTCGGATATCCCCGGAGACCTGCCGGGGGCCGAGACGCTGCTGGATCTCATGGGGCAGGACAAGAAGGTGGTGGACGGGCAGCTTCGCTTCATTCTTGCGCGGGGGATCGGCGACAGCTTCGTCTCCTCCGACGTGCCGCGCGACACCGTTCTGGACCTGTTGCGCGAAGAGCTAGACCGTCGCTAA
- a CDS encoding histidine kinase dimerization/phosphoacceptor domain -containing protein, with amino-acid sequence MTDLSETETARLTALRDYEILDSAPEAEFDEVVNLVAQLLDMPVALISLVDGDRQWFKARVGMDSPQTPLGQSICAHAIQSDALFEIPDTLCDVRTAGNPLCCGELSSMRFYAGAVLKSASGHRLGTLCVLDTKPRRLTELQRRTLQVMADQVMRQLDLRRALRNEEILRDEIDHRVKNSLQTVSSLVRLYRARAREEETKEMLDAVARRVAAVAELHSALYQSELRSEIPADTYLGRVVALLRSQAPEAVTLVEDLAPVQIAPDVASALAVVISEFAANSFKHAFAGLHAGRLAFRLDDGPQGLELFCEDNGRGDGVAEAAEAGAGIGKRLMHAAAEQVGGLLTIAAGDTGYRLHLVVPPPSLREGVAA; translated from the coding sequence GTGACCGACCTGTCCGAAACGGAAACGGCGCGTCTGACCGCGCTGCGCGACTACGAGATTCTCGACAGCGCGCCAGAGGCGGAGTTCGACGAGGTGGTCAACCTCGTCGCGCAGCTTCTGGACATGCCGGTCGCCCTGATCAGCCTCGTCGACGGGGACCGGCAATGGTTCAAGGCCCGCGTCGGCATGGACAGTCCGCAGACCCCGCTGGGCCAGTCGATTTGCGCCCATGCAATCCAGTCAGACGCCCTGTTCGAGATCCCCGACACGCTGTGCGATGTGCGGACCGCGGGCAACCCGCTGTGTTGCGGAGAGTTGTCAAGCATGCGCTTCTATGCCGGGGCCGTGCTGAAGTCCGCCTCGGGACACCGGCTTGGCACGCTCTGTGTGCTGGACACCAAGCCGCGCCGCCTGACGGAGCTTCAGCGCCGCACCCTGCAGGTCATGGCCGATCAGGTCATGCGCCAGCTCGACCTGCGCCGTGCGCTGCGGAACGAAGAGATCCTGCGCGACGAGATCGACCACAGGGTGAAGAACTCGCTTCAGACCGTGTCATCACTGGTGCGCCTCTATCGCGCCCGCGCCCGCGAGGAGGAAACCAAAGAGATGCTGGACGCCGTGGCCCGGCGGGTTGCCGCGGTGGCGGAACTGCATTCGGCGCTCTACCAGTCGGAACTGCGCTCCGAGATCCCCGCCGACACCTATCTTGGCCGGGTCGTGGCGCTGTTGCGCAGCCAGGCGCCCGAGGCGGTGACGCTTGTCGAGGATCTGGCGCCGGTGCAGATCGCGCCCGACGTGGCCTCTGCGCTTGCGGTGGTGATCAGCGAATTCGCCGCCAATTCCTTCAAGCATGCCTTCGCGGGCCTTCACGCGGGCCGGCTTGCGTTCCGTCTGGACGACGGACCGCAGGGGCTCGAGCTGTTCTGCGAAGACAATGGCAGGGGCGACGGGGTCGCGGAGGCGGCGGAGGCGGGTGCCGGGATCGGCAAGCGGCTTATGCATGCCGCCGCTGAGCAGGTCGGTGGACTACTGACGATTGCGGCAGGTGACACGGGTTACCGGCTGCACCTCGTGGTGCCGCCTCCCTCGCTGCGCGAGGGCGTCGCGGCCTGA
- a CDS encoding shikimate kinase, translating to MAEGAVHKGLILHKTVVFVGMMGAGKTAVGRTLAARLGVVFRDSDHEIEEAANMTIAEIFERDGEAFFRRKESQVIGRLLEGRPGVLSTGGGAFMAEGNRRMITELGASVWLNADLPVLWDRVRHKDTRPLLKTPDPLGTLTRLYEQRVPVYAQADLTVRSDPGMTLDAMARRVTETLLAERPDVLERRE from the coding sequence ATGGCCGAAGGGGCGGTTCACAAGGGTTTGATCCTGCACAAGACTGTCGTCTTCGTGGGAATGATGGGCGCGGGCAAGACTGCCGTGGGCCGAACACTTGCCGCGCGGCTGGGCGTGGTCTTCCGCGATTCGGATCACGAGATCGAAGAAGCCGCCAACATGACCATCGCCGAGATCTTCGAGCGCGATGGCGAGGCCTTCTTTCGCCGCAAGGAAAGCCAGGTGATCGGTCGTCTGCTGGAAGGCAGGCCGGGGGTGTTGTCGACCGGCGGCGGGGCTTTCATGGCCGAAGGCAACCGCCGGATGATCACTGAACTGGGGGCCTCGGTCTGGCTCAATGCCGATCTGCCGGTGTTGTGGGATCGGGTCCGGCACAAGGACACGCGCCCGTTGCTGAAGACGCCGGATCCGCTGGGCACCCTGACCCGGCTTTATGAACAACGGGTGCCGGTCTATGCGCAGGCGGATCTGACCGTGCGTTCTGACCCGGGGATGACGCTCGACGCCATGGCGCGCCGGGTGACCGAGACGCTGCTGGCAGAGAGGCCCGACGTGCTGGAGAGACGCGAATGA